In Mastacembelus armatus chromosome 4, fMasArm1.2, whole genome shotgun sequence, the following are encoded in one genomic region:
- the s1pr1 gene encoding sphingosine 1-phosphate receptor 1, translating to MAESSYSDLIARHYNYTGKFRKMQQDSGLKADSVVFIIVCCFIILENILVLTTIWRTKKFHKPMYYFIGNLALSDLLAGVVYTANILLSGANTYKLTPTQWFFREGSMFVALAASVFSLLAIAIERHLTMLKMKLHNNGNTCRVFLLISTVWMIAAALGGLPVMGWNCIQSMTQCSTVLPLYHKTYILFCTTVFSIILMAIVVLYARIYALVRTRSRKLVFRKVSNGRSNTSANSKSSEKSLALLKTVIIVLSCFIACWAPLFILLLLDVACETLTCPILYKAEWFLALAVLNSAMNPLIYTLTSNEMRRAFLKTLLCCTTCIRPKAKFTGPIMGAEFSRSKSDNSSHPNKEEAEYTPRGTTAAASSGNVTSLS from the coding sequence ATGGCTGAGTCCAGTTACTCCGACCTGATCGCCAGACACTACAACTACACCGGCAAGTTCCGCAAGATGCAGCAGGACTCGGGTCTGAAGGCCGACTCTGTGGTCTTCATCATTGTGTGCTGCTTCATCATCCTGGAGAACATCCTTGTCCTGACCACCATCTGGAGGACCAAGAAGTTCCACAAGCCTATGTACTACTTCATCGGGAACCTGGCGCTGTCCGACCTGCTGGCTGGGGTTGTCTACACTGCCAACATCCTGCTCTCGGGCGCCAATACCTACAAGCTGACTCCCACGCAGTGGTTCTTCCGGGAGGGCAGCATGTTTGTGGCCCTGGCAGCCTCTGTCTTCAGCCTGCTGGCCATCGCCATTGAGCGCCACCTCACCATGCTTAAGATGAAGCTGCACAACAATGGAAACACCTGCCGCGTCTTCCTGCTCATCAGCACCGTGTGGATGATTGCCGCAGCGCTGGGCGGCCTGCCGGTGATGGGCTGGAACTGCATCCAGAGCATGACGCAGTGCTCCACTGTACTGCCACTCTACCACAAGACCTACATCCTGTTCTGCACCACCGTCTTCAGCATCATCCTCATGGCCATCGTGGTGCTCTACGCTCGAATCTACGCGCTGGTCCGCACTCGCAGCCGCAAACTCGTCTTCCGTAAAGTGTCCAACGGACGAAGCAACACCAGCGCCAACAGCAAGAGTTCAGAGAAGTCGCTGGCGCTGCTGAAGACTGTCATCATTGTCCTGAGCTGCTTCATCGCCTGCTGGGCCCCACTGTTCATCCTCCTGCTGCTGGACGTGGCCTGCGAGACGCTGACCTGCCCCATCCTCTACAAGGCCGAGTGGTTCCTGGCACTCGCCGTCCTCAACTCTGCCATGAACCCACTTATCTACACCCTGACCAGCAACGAGATGCGTCGTGCGTTCCTCAAGACGTTGTTGTGCTGCACCACCTGCATCCGGCCCAAGGCCAAATTCACCGGGCCAATCATGGGTGCTGAGTTCAGCCGCAGCAAGTCAGATAACTCCTCCCACCCCAATAAGGAGGAGGCGGAGTACACGCCGAGAGGGACGACAGCAGCAGCCTCTTCAGGGAATGTCACCTCATTGTcttaa